A section of the Virgibacillus sp. NKC19-3 genome encodes:
- a CDS encoding DUF2268 domain-containing protein — protein MGVIRTDKWLLDLYDEPSELCEKLVAYFERVLASEIHEYLTMHGMYRTPSKNIEDLLKKLKNNNVWKTVHKEKQYLQEEWDGPDVPIFIFPSDTNNQRLIQDSNGKSGLAFSDKLFLFISEENDEEEIRALFTHEYHHVCRLSKYPVNIKDFVLLDTIILEGLAENAVREGFGEKLTASWTSYYSNQQLEKMQNKLVIPNKSIQQTNPRHQRILYGLGLYPKMAGYCVGYHIVKAYMEANKKTTKDVLHMPTDTFMKS, from the coding sequence ATGGGCGTTATTCGGACAGATAAGTGGTTATTGGATTTGTATGATGAGCCAAGTGAATTATGTGAAAAATTAGTAGCTTACTTTGAACGTGTGTTAGCTTCCGAAATCCATGAATATTTAACGATGCATGGCATGTATCGTACACCTTCTAAAAATATAGAAGATTTATTAAAAAAATTAAAGAATAATAATGTATGGAAAACCGTACATAAGGAAAAGCAGTATCTTCAGGAAGAATGGGATGGTCCAGATGTACCAATCTTTATTTTTCCTTCCGATACAAACAATCAACGTTTAATTCAGGATTCCAACGGAAAATCCGGTTTAGCATTCAGCGATAAATTGTTCCTATTTATTTCAGAAGAGAATGATGAAGAAGAAATAAGAGCACTGTTTACCCATGAATATCATCATGTCTGTCGTTTATCCAAGTATCCGGTAAACATAAAGGACTTTGTATTACTCGATACCATCATTTTAGAAGGACTAGCCGAAAATGCAGTAAGAGAAGGGTTTGGAGAAAAATTAACAGCTTCATGGACCTCCTACTACTCGAATCAACAATTGGAAAAGATGCAAAACAAGCTGGTGATTCCCAATAAATCCATCCAACAAACAAATCCTAGACATCAGCGGATATTATACGGACTGGGGCTTTATCCCAAAATGGCAGGCTACTGCGTTGGATATCACATCGTAAAAGCATACATGGAGGCAAATAAAAAAACGACGAAAGATGTCTTGCATATGCCAACGGATACATTTATGAAATCCTAA
- a CDS encoding GNAT family N-acetyltransferase gives MATIVRKATFRETQEIRKYALKVLKESTMGYVEPSQEKAVQMLSPFLSDGGYYVVSIENNNLQGWIGLGSIMDNHTEEMVGFIPEVYVLPAYRKQGVAEQLCKEAFQQLKLQGYKKVQLQVFSGNQVRNLYEKLGFQEISSLMAKEL, from the coding sequence ATGGCAACAATAGTTAGAAAAGCTACGTTTAGGGAAACACAGGAAATACGGAAATATGCTTTAAAAGTATTAAAGGAATCAACCATGGGGTATGTGGAACCAAGTCAGGAGAAGGCTGTGCAAATGCTGTCTCCTTTTTTGTCGGATGGTGGATACTACGTTGTTTCTATTGAAAATAATAACCTGCAAGGATGGATCGGATTGGGAAGCATAATGGATAATCATACCGAAGAGATGGTCGGGTTTATTCCGGAAGTCTATGTCTTACCGGCCTACCGTAAACAAGGGGTAGCGGAACAATTATGTAAGGAAGCATTCCAACAACTGAAATTACAAGGGTATAAGAAAGTGCAGCTACAAGTATTCTCCGGAAATCAGGTGAGAAATCTTTATGAGAAGCTTGGGTTTCAGGAAATCTCTTCGCTTATGGCTAAGGAGCTATAA
- a CDS encoding YppG family protein: MPMPLFPNRPPNQPPRPSQRPQGGFRPPGVQGGSGGSTKSNLMSMFQTDEGNLDFDKITSTGKQVMDLYGQVSPLITKFIKR; encoded by the coding sequence ATGCCAATGCCGTTGTTTCCGAATAGACCGCCGAATCAGCCTCCGAGGCCATCACAAAGACCTCAAGGGGGATTCAGACCTCCTGGCGTTCAAGGAGGATCAGGGGGTTCCACGAAGTCAAACTTAATGTCCATGTTTCAAACAGATGAAGGCAACTTAGATTTTGATAAGATAACAAGTACTGGTAAACAGGTTATGGATTTATACGGTCAGGTAAGTCCATTGATTACAAAATTCATTAAAAGATAG